In Cydia strobilella chromosome 22, ilCydStro3.1, whole genome shotgun sequence, one genomic interval encodes:
- the LOC134751488 gene encoding delta(24)-sterol reductase-like isoform X1 → MTAIETETLLEYILVEYRWLLAFFVLMPMSFAWKVWSSVRNHVVFKMNSAPKMHERKVKDIQRQIKAWLAGDRSTRLCTARPTWQTMSFRQSLYKKTFTNINVNLVDVLEVDQKNMTVRCEPMVTMGQLSSTLDALGLSLPVVPELDQLTVGGLVMGTGVETSSHVHGLFQHICLQYELVLADGSVVTCSKDENADLFYAVPWSYGTLGFLASAVIKVYPAKKYIRLEYQPYTSLPELSKRFQEESLKKQPHQFVEALLYSKDKGVLMTGDMVDEIGGDGKYNPIGRWYSEWFYKQVENHLENYERGRKQPVVEYIPLRHYYHRHTRSLFWELKDIISFGNHPLFRLLFGWLMPPEVSLLKLTQPEAVGRLYDKAHVIQDMLVPIETLEKAVLLFHDKFRVYPMWLCPFIVPNNPGQLKVTGDWQMFVDIGVYGVPTAPGFETVSATRSVESFVTQEKGFQMLYADTYTTEEEFRRMFDHTLYDKVRESLPYCKQAFPQIYGKVNRSVRK, encoded by the exons ATGACAGCAATAGAGACTGAGACCCTCCTCGAGTACATCCTGGTGGAATACAGATGGCTACTGGCGTTCTTCGTGCTCATGCCCATGTCCTTCGCGTGGAAGGTCTGGTCCAGCGTGAGGAACCATGTGGTGTTCAAGATGAACAGCGCGCCGAAGATGCACGAGAGGAAGGTTAAGGACATTCAGAGACAG ATAAAAGCGTGGTTGGCCGGAGACCGCAGCACCCGTCTATGCACTGCGCGACCCACCTGGCAGACCATGTCATTCCGTCAGAGCCTCTACAAGAAGACCTTCACAAACATCAATGTGAACCTCGTGGATGTGCTCGAAGTGGATCAGAAGAACATG ACAGTCCGCTGCGAGCCCATGGTAACCATGGGTCAACTGTCCAGTACCCTCGACGCCCTGGGCCTGTCCCTGCCCGTGGTTCCCGAACTCGACCAGCTGACCGTCGGAGGCCTTGTCATGGGCACGGGGGTGGAAACCTCTTCACACGTACATGGGCTATTCCAGCACATATGCCTGCAGTATGAACTGGTGTTGGCTGATGGGTCGGTGGTCACTTGTAGTAAG GACGAGAATGCAGACCTGTTCTACGCAGTTCCCTGGTCATACGGCACTCTTGGATTCCTGGCCTCAGCTGTCATCAAAGTCTACCCTGCTAAGAA ATATATCCGGTTAGAATATCAGCCGTACACCAGTCTGCCAGAGCTCTCAAAGCGTTTCCAAGAGGAGTCCCTCAAGAAACAGCCACACCAGTTCGTAGAAGCCCTGTTATACAGCAAAGACAAAGGAGTTCTGATGACAGGAGACATGGTGGACGAAATAGGAGGTGATGGCAAG TACAATCCCATTGGCAGATGGTATTCGGAGTGGTTCTACAAGCAGGTGGAGAATCACTTAGAGAACTACGAGAGAGGGAGAAAGCAGCCAGTCGTCGAATACATCCCGCTCAGGCACTACTACCATAGACACACTAGGAGTCTCTTCTGGGAATTAAAA GACATCATCTCCTTTGGCAATCACCCTCTCTTTCGCCTGCTGTTCGGCTGGCTAATGCCTCCTGAGGTGTCTCTACTTAAGCTGACGCAGCCCGAGGCAGTTGGCAGGCTTTATGACAAGGCTCATGTCATCCAGGACATGCTGGTGCCCATAGAGACTTTGGAGAAGGCTGTACTGCTGTTCCATGACAAGTTTAGG GTATACCCTATGTGGCTGTGTCCCTTCATAGTTCCCAACAACCCTGGGCAGCTGAAGGTGACGGGCGACTGGCAGATGTTCGTCGACATTGGAGTCTACGGCGTGCCTACTGCTCCTGGATTCGAAACT GTTTCAGCAACCCGGAGCGTAGAAAGCTTCGTGACCCAAGAGAAGGGTTTCCAGATGCTATACGCCGACACGTACACGACTGAGGAGGAGTTCCGCCGCATGTTCGATCACACGTTGTACGACAAGGTTCGCGAGTCGCTGCCGTACTGTAAGCAGGCCTTCCCCCAGATATACGGCAAGGTCAACAGGAGTGTGAGGAAGTGA
- the LOC134751615 gene encoding carbonyl reductase [NADPH] 1-like, with amino-acid sequence MSNNKVAVVTGANKGLGFALVKELCEQSHGTVYLTSRDLTKGLEACKVLENIDLKPAYHQLDVTDNNSVKQFIKYIQRNHGKIDLLINNAGILFQNDCIEPKSYQAEQTLFVNFFSLVNFTEDILPLISNGGVIVNVSSSSGHLSRIASEELRRKIKREDLSLDELRKLMNEYVDAVKEGREEADGWGNSPYVVSKVGVNAYTFILHRRLVDRGISVNCVHPGYVQSDMTHGAGNIAPADAAKVPAGLALRPPGSGLYVWHNGSAVAWDGRDPREVIDGKIP; translated from the exons ATGTCAAATAACAAAGTAGCCGTTGTGACCGGTGCTAATAAAGGCCTCGGCTTTGCTTTAGTGAAAGAATTATGTGAACAATCCCACGGTACAGTGTATTTGACGTCCAGAGACTTAACCAAAGGGCTAGAGGCGTGCAAAGTATTAGAAAATATCGACCTAAAACCTGCCTACCACCAATTGGACGTAACCGATAATAATAGTGTTAAGCAGTTCATTAAATACATTCAAAGGAATCATGGGAAAATAGACCTTCTTATAAACAACGCAGGAATACTTTTTCAAAATGACTGTATAGAACCAAAGAGTTATCAAGCAGAGCAGACTTTGTTCGTGAATTTCTTTTCTTTGGTTAATTTTACTGAAGATATTCTACCGCTAATTAGCAATGGTGGAGTTATAGTGAATGTTTCTAGTTCATCAGGACATTTGAGCAGGATTGCTTCTGAGGAATTGAGAAGGAAAATTAAAAGGGAGGACTTAAGTCTGGACGAATTGAGAAAGTTGATGAATGAATATGTGGACGCAGTCAAAGAAGGAAGGGAAGAGGCTGATGGGTGGGGTAACTCCCCGTATGTCGTATCTAAAGTTGGTGTAAACGCTTACACGTTTATTTTGCATCGCAGATTAGTTGACAGAG GGATATCAGTGAACTGCGTGCACCCAGGCTACGTGCAATCCGACATGACGCACGGCGCCGGCAACATTGCTCCCGCGGACGCCGCTAAAGTCCCCGCGGGCCTGGCGCTGCGGCCTCCTGGCAGCGGTCTGTACGTGTGGCATAATGGCAGCGCCGTGGCGTGGGATGGCAGGGATCCTAGGGAGGTTATAGATGGGAAAATACCCTAA
- the LOC134751488 gene encoding delta(24)-sterol reductase-like isoform X2: MTAIETETLLEYILVEYRWLLAFFVLMPMSFAWKVWSSVRNHVVFKMNSAPKMHERKVKDIQRQIKAWLAGDRSTRLCTARPTWQTMSFRQSLYKKTFTNINVNLVDVLEVDQKNMTVRCEPMVTMGQLSSTLDALGLSLPVVPELDQLTVGGLVMGTGVETSSHVHGLFQHICLQYELVLADGSVVTCSKDENADLFYAVPWSYGTLGFLASAVIKVYPAKKYIRLEYQPYTSLPELSKRFQEESLKKQPHQFVEALLYSKDKGVLMTGDMVDEIGGDGKYNPIGRWYSEWFYKQVENHLENYERGRKQPVVEYIPLRHYYHRHTRSLFWELKDIISFGNHPLFRLLFGWLMPPEVSLLKLTQPEAVGRLYDKAHVIQDMLVPIETLEKAVLLFHDKFRVYPMWLCPFIVPNNPGQLKVTGDWQMFVDIGVYGVPTAPGFETVSATRSVESFVTQEKGFQMLYADTYTTEEEFRRMFDHTLYDKVRESLPYFKHALPQIYGQVNRSASK, from the exons ATGACAGCAATAGAGACTGAGACCCTCCTCGAGTACATCCTGGTGGAATACAGATGGCTACTGGCGTTCTTCGTGCTCATGCCCATGTCCTTCGCGTGGAAGGTCTGGTCCAGCGTGAGGAACCATGTGGTGTTCAAGATGAACAGCGCGCCGAAGATGCACGAGAGGAAGGTTAAGGACATTCAGAGACAG ATAAAAGCGTGGTTGGCCGGAGACCGCAGCACCCGTCTATGCACTGCGCGACCCACCTGGCAGACCATGTCATTCCGTCAGAGCCTCTACAAGAAGACCTTCACAAACATCAATGTGAACCTCGTGGATGTGCTCGAAGTGGATCAGAAGAACATG ACAGTCCGCTGCGAGCCCATGGTAACCATGGGTCAACTGTCCAGTACCCTCGACGCCCTGGGCCTGTCCCTGCCCGTGGTTCCCGAACTCGACCAGCTGACCGTCGGAGGCCTTGTCATGGGCACGGGGGTGGAAACCTCTTCACACGTACATGGGCTATTCCAGCACATATGCCTGCAGTATGAACTGGTGTTGGCTGATGGGTCGGTGGTCACTTGTAGTAAG GACGAGAATGCAGACCTGTTCTACGCAGTTCCCTGGTCATACGGCACTCTTGGATTCCTGGCCTCAGCTGTCATCAAAGTCTACCCTGCTAAGAA ATATATCCGGTTAGAATATCAGCCGTACACCAGTCTGCCAGAGCTCTCAAAGCGTTTCCAAGAGGAGTCCCTCAAGAAACAGCCACACCAGTTCGTAGAAGCCCTGTTATACAGCAAAGACAAAGGAGTTCTGATGACAGGAGACATGGTGGACGAAATAGGAGGTGATGGCAAG TACAATCCCATTGGCAGATGGTATTCGGAGTGGTTCTACAAGCAGGTGGAGAATCACTTAGAGAACTACGAGAGAGGGAGAAAGCAGCCAGTCGTCGAATACATCCCGCTCAGGCACTACTACCATAGACACACTAGGAGTCTCTTCTGGGAATTAAAA GACATCATCTCCTTTGGCAATCACCCTCTCTTTCGCCTGCTGTTCGGCTGGCTAATGCCTCCTGAGGTGTCTCTACTTAAGCTGACGCAGCCCGAGGCAGTTGGCAGGCTTTATGACAAGGCTCATGTCATCCAGGACATGCTGGTGCCCATAGAGACTTTGGAGAAGGCTGTACTGCTGTTCCATGACAAGTTTAGG GTATACCCTATGTGGCTGTGTCCCTTCATAGTTCCCAACAACCCTGGGCAGCTGAAGGTGACGGGCGACTGGCAGATGTTCGTCGACATTGGAGTCTACGGCGTGCCTACTGCTCCTGGATTCGAAACT GTTTCAGCAACCCGGAGCGTAGAAAGCTTCGTGACCCAAGAGAAGGGTTTCCAGATGCTATACGCCGACACGTACACGACTGAGGAGGAGTTCCGCCGCATGTTCGATCACACGTTGTACGACAAG GTTCGCGAGTCGCTGCCGTACTTTAAGCACGCTCTCCCTCAGATATACGGCCAGGTCAACAGGAGCGCGAGTAAGTGA